From the Leptospira biflexa serovar Patoc strain 'Patoc 1 (Paris)' genome, one window contains:
- a CDS encoding UDP-N-acetylmuramoyl-tripeptide--D-alanyl-D-alanine ligase — translation MNPKFFWISTSSKEIQKNTLFVPLRGERDGHEYIADALKAGATGFLCEKNHPILKNLSNEDQKKAIFVKDTLIALGTLANFHRNRFCPIVIAITGSSGKTSTKDLLGGLFSFLGSKSLVVTEKNYNNEIGVPFTLFRITERTQVVICEMGMNHRGEINRLSKMAEPTHALITNIGSAHIENLKSRENIAEEKIDIINGLRPNGVLFVPDDLDFLGRAKQRTKKSNVNLKIWKHSKNPELKVNIVQKNGFLLEWRMEKIQWNIPGSKLLSNVRGMIAVGNFFQIPDVEMKKTIRTYKSPNKRLNIKKGFYTIIDDSYNANPESMLSSIDASIQYAQNKPIVWVLGTMKELGKFSKFYHEEIGKNLKKYPKGTLLGFGDDTLPMVKQVSNGKHFQSKVDLVEFIKKEIPKQAVILVKGSRSMKMEEIVSELVSFKG, via the coding sequence ATGAATCCAAAATTCTTTTGGATTTCGACTTCTTCTAAAGAAATTCAAAAAAACACTCTCTTTGTCCCCCTTCGTGGAGAACGAGATGGCCATGAGTATATTGCCGATGCGTTAAAAGCTGGTGCCACAGGTTTTTTATGCGAAAAAAATCACCCGATCCTAAAAAACCTTTCGAATGAAGACCAGAAAAAAGCCATCTTCGTAAAAGATACTTTGATCGCCCTTGGAACTTTAGCGAACTTTCATCGAAACCGATTTTGTCCCATCGTCATTGCCATCACTGGTTCTTCTGGGAAAACATCTACAAAAGATCTGTTAGGTGGACTTTTTTCATTTTTAGGATCAAAGTCTCTTGTGGTTACGGAAAAAAACTACAATAATGAAATCGGAGTTCCTTTCACTCTCTTTCGTATCACGGAGCGAACACAAGTTGTGATCTGTGAAATGGGAATGAACCATAGAGGCGAAATAAATCGGTTATCAAAAATGGCTGAACCCACACATGCTTTGATAACGAACATTGGCTCCGCACATATAGAAAATTTAAAATCAAGGGAAAACATCGCGGAAGAAAAAATTGATATCATCAATGGTTTACGCCCAAATGGAGTTCTGTTTGTGCCAGATGATTTGGATTTTTTAGGACGAGCAAAACAAAGGACCAAAAAATCAAATGTGAACTTGAAGATATGGAAACATTCAAAAAATCCGGAACTGAAGGTGAATATAGTCCAAAAGAACGGATTTTTGTTAGAATGGAGAATGGAAAAGATTCAATGGAATATCCCTGGTTCTAAATTATTGAGTAATGTTCGAGGAATGATCGCCGTTGGAAATTTCTTTCAAATTCCCGATGTAGAAATGAAAAAAACAATTCGGACTTACAAAAGCCCAAACAAACGACTCAATATTAAAAAAGGATTTTATACCATCATTGATGATAGTTACAATGCTAATCCTGAATCGATGTTGTCGAGTATTGATGCAAGTATACAATATGCACAAAACAAACCCATCGTCTGGGTCCTTGGAACAATGAAGGAACTTGGAAAGTTTTCAAAATTCTATCATGAAGAAATCGGAAAAAATTTGAAAAAATACCCAAAAGGAACCTTACTTGGATTTGGTGATGATACATTACCAATGGTCAAACAAGTATCCAATGGAAAACACTTTCAATCAAAAGTGGATTTAGTTGAATTCATTAAAAAAGAAATTCCAAAACAAGCAGTGATTCTCGTAAAAGGATCTCGCTCTATGAAAATGGAAGAAATTGTCTCGGAACTAGTTTCATTTAAAGGTTGA
- the murC gene encoding UDP-N-acetylmuramate--L-alanine ligase — MKGPILFLGIGGSGMSSLAHMAIDLQIPVVGYDKKKSDITDYLVERGVKLYHSIGEIPLDGIQMVVYSSAINDKHKDVFNRIQNLNIPLKHRSEFMHLLVSNQKSISVAGSHGKTSTTTMVSQILTEVGLDPTIMIGGDTSLLQKRGGKMGKGDYAVYESDESDGTFLRHKANIRLLTNIDNDHLDYYRTRERLEEAFLDYMGFGSPGEVVLFVGDPGIKSVLEIHYRNLTFHNELHLNLLVTKSHTNEEWFSYFLSQFQKQITVVLYEVKENQLYFQLENQSYTLELPYPGVHYLTNGLVALTCAYRIGISPSQSSQILSRYIGVKRRQEILGVWNEVTVIDDYGHHPTEIKMVIQSLKDKIKNKGKLHVIFQPHRYTRTKLLLEDLAKSLLGADFVFLLPIYSAGENPMEGITSNRFLPYLTGSQTTMLDGNIREDLEQIKSHLNKGDLLLCLGAGNVRDWGMELVS, encoded by the coding sequence ATGAAAGGTCCTATACTATTTTTAGGCATTGGTGGGAGTGGGATGTCAAGCCTTGCTCATATGGCCATCGATTTACAAATTCCAGTCGTCGGTTATGATAAAAAAAAATCAGATATCACAGACTACTTAGTCGAACGTGGTGTAAAACTCTATCATTCGATTGGAGAAATTCCTTTGGATGGTATCCAAATGGTAGTCTACAGTTCTGCCATCAATGACAAACACAAAGATGTGTTTAATCGTATTCAAAATTTAAACATTCCTTTGAAACATCGATCGGAATTTATGCACCTTCTTGTTTCCAATCAGAAATCAATTTCTGTTGCGGGTAGCCATGGTAAAACTTCGACCACAACTATGGTCTCACAGATTTTAACGGAAGTTGGACTTGATCCAACCATCATGATTGGAGGGGATACCAGTTTATTACAAAAACGTGGTGGTAAGATGGGAAAGGGTGACTATGCAGTTTACGAATCAGACGAATCTGACGGAACCTTTCTTCGCCATAAAGCCAACATTAGATTATTGACGAATATCGATAACGACCATCTAGATTACTACCGAACGCGAGAAAGGTTAGAAGAAGCTTTCTTAGACTATATGGGTTTTGGATCTCCTGGTGAAGTTGTATTATTTGTTGGTGATCCAGGGATAAAATCAGTATTAGAAATTCATTATCGTAACCTTACGTTTCATAATGAGTTACACCTGAACTTACTTGTCACAAAATCACATACAAATGAAGAATGGTTTTCCTATTTTTTATCCCAGTTTCAGAAACAAATCACTGTGGTTCTTTATGAAGTGAAAGAAAATCAACTTTATTTCCAACTGGAAAACCAGTCCTATACATTAGAATTACCGTATCCCGGTGTCCATTACCTTACCAATGGATTAGTGGCTCTCACTTGTGCATATAGAATTGGAATCAGTCCCTCTCAGTCTTCTCAAATTCTCTCTCGTTATATCGGTGTGAAACGAAGGCAAGAAATTTTGGGAGTTTGGAATGAGGTGACAGTGATCGATGACTATGGCCACCACCCAACTGAAATCAAAATGGTGATTCAATCTTTGAAAGATAAAATCAAAAACAAAGGAAAACTCCATGTGATTTTCCAACCTCATCGATACACTCGCACAAAGTTATTGTTAGAAGATCTAGCGAAATCACTTCTCGGTGCAGATTTTGTATTTTTACTTCCCATCTATTCCGCTGGGGAAAACCCAATGGAAGGGATTACTTCGAATCGCTTTTTACCGTATCTGACTGGAAGCCAAACTACAATGTTAGATGGTAATATTAGGGAAGACTTGGAGCAAATCAAATCTCATCTGAACAAAGGAGACCTTTTATTGTGTTTGGGAGCTGGAAATGTGAGGGATTGGGGAATGGAACTTGTTTCTTAA
- the purE gene encoding 5-(carboxyamino)imidazole ribonucleotide mutase yields the protein MTNPLPKVAVIMGSYSDWDTMKEACEILTEFGVPFEKEIVSAHRSPDRMFQFAKNAKNNGFGVIIAGAGGAAHLPGMTASLTTLPVLGVPVLSKALNGMDSLLSIVQMPKGVPVATLAIGTSGAANAGLLAVRILSLLDSSLSKKLEDYADQNREQALSKNDQLV from the coding sequence ATGACAAACCCTTTACCGAAAGTTGCTGTAATTATGGGATCATATTCCGATTGGGACACCATGAAGGAAGCCTGCGAAATTTTAACTGAGTTTGGTGTACCTTTTGAAAAGGAAATTGTCTCCGCACATCGTTCTCCTGACAGAATGTTTCAATTTGCGAAAAATGCAAAAAACAATGGTTTCGGTGTCATCATTGCAGGAGCGGGAGGAGCCGCACATTTGCCAGGTATGACGGCATCCCTCACCACATTACCAGTTTTAGGTGTTCCAGTATTATCAAAAGCATTGAATGGAATGGATAGTTTATTATCAATCGTCCAAATGCCAAAGGGAGTCCCTGTCGCAACCCTTGCGATTGGAACAAGTGGTGCTGCCAATGCAGGTTTACTTGCTGTTCGTATCTTATCCCTACTTGATTCCAGTCTTTCCAAAAAATTGGAAGACTATGCGGATCAAAATCGTGAACAAGCTCTTTCGAAAAATGACCAACTGGTTTAG
- a CDS encoding UDP-N-acetylglucosamine--N-acetylmuramyl-(pentapeptide) pyrophosphoryl-undecaprenol N-acetylglucosamine transferase, with amino-acid sequence MNGSIIIAAGGTGGHISPGVALAEVLSEKANAFGYESVYIHSLVRNQNNPDLLNPPCQVIWHNIPQLGGLKTIVYPFLFLFPFIKTILLFRKLKINAVIGMGGYSSLPAILYAILFRKPLYLCEQNCVPGKITRVFSKFAKKIAFSFPIVDSFQIPGKIIGNPIRKRVIPEHLNIRQNENLHEGKKNTINVLVLGGSQGARQLNQMILKTMENAEIASKYKFRLLTGTNLYDETKQKANDGTEIISYANDMKPNYEWANLVVARSGAGVVAECLVFGLPMILIPYPFAADNHQKANAEYLEKQGAAVTIHSTSDDPTPLVKFLLSWKDHSEVLREMGHISLALSNVNAAYQTVSYFFSDSN; translated from the coding sequence ATGAATGGATCTATAATCATTGCAGCTGGCGGTACCGGTGGGCATATTTCACCTGGTGTTGCGCTTGCAGAAGTCTTAAGTGAAAAGGCAAATGCTTTTGGATATGAATCTGTTTATATTCATTCCTTAGTTCGCAATCAAAATAATCCAGACCTGTTGAATCCACCCTGCCAAGTGATTTGGCATAATATCCCTCAGTTAGGTGGGTTAAAGACGATTGTTTATCCTTTTTTGTTTTTATTTCCTTTTATCAAAACAATATTATTATTTAGAAAATTGAAAATCAATGCAGTCATCGGTATGGGTGGGTATTCCAGTTTACCTGCCATATTGTATGCAATTTTATTTAGAAAACCCTTGTATTTATGTGAACAAAATTGTGTTCCAGGAAAAATCACGAGGGTGTTTTCTAAATTTGCTAAAAAAATTGCCTTCAGTTTTCCAATTGTGGACTCATTTCAAATTCCAGGAAAAATCATTGGCAACCCCATTCGCAAACGTGTGATACCCGAACATCTGAATATCAGACAAAATGAAAATTTGCATGAGGGTAAAAAAAACACAATCAACGTTCTCGTCCTCGGAGGCTCACAAGGAGCAAGACAGTTGAACCAAATGATCTTAAAGACGATGGAAAATGCTGAAATTGCCTCTAAGTATAAATTTCGTTTGTTAACGGGAACAAATCTCTACGACGAAACGAAACAAAAAGCAAATGATGGAACTGAAATCATTTCCTATGCCAATGATATGAAACCCAATTATGAATGGGCAAATTTAGTTGTGGCAAGGTCTGGTGCAGGTGTAGTTGCCGAGTGTTTGGTTTTTGGTTTACCTATGATCCTCATACCATATCCTTTTGCGGCAGATAACCACCAGAAGGCGAATGCAGAATATTTAGAAAAGCAAGGAGCCGCTGTCACCATACATTCTACAAGTGATGACCCAACTCCTTTGGTCAAATTCCTACTTTCCTGGAAAGACCATTCAGAAGTTTTACGTGAAATGGGCCATATCAGTTTGGCGTTATCGAATGTAAATGCAGCCTACCAAACCGTTTCTTATTTTTTTTCAGACTCAAACTAG
- the mraY gene encoding phospho-N-acetylmuramoyl-pentapeptide-transferase produces the protein MFQWIYESFGNDYGFLRVFSYVTLRAMMAGLTSMFITFIFGKSLISFLLSLKFRESVRNDGPQSHANKSGTPTMGGLIMILSLTISTLLWGNLSNWNVILLLISAILFAGLGFTDDYMKSVKKIKGGMRARTKFIVTILFAVTITTLYFYYTGKSNVNLQKGIVFSITDLFLPFVKGPVWNLGIFAVPFAIIVLIGSSHAVNLTDGLDGLASGTVVISTATFALIAYVSGTPSAANYLHIPYLPGSHEYSVFLAGLSGALLGFLWFNCHPAQVFMGDTGSLFLGSTLGLVAIMLKKEILLVILGGIFVAEAVSVILQVGSFKLTGKRIFKMAPLHHHFELSGWSEEKVVIRFWIIGIILAIITLSTLKIQ, from the coding sequence ATGTTCCAATGGATTTATGAATCATTTGGTAATGATTATGGTTTTTTAAGAGTGTTTAGTTATGTAACCCTTCGGGCAATGATGGCGGGACTTACGTCTATGTTCATTACCTTTATTTTTGGAAAATCTCTTATTTCGTTTTTGCTTTCCTTAAAATTCCGAGAGTCGGTTCGAAATGATGGACCCCAGTCCCATGCTAACAAATCGGGAACCCCAACCATGGGTGGTTTGATCATGATCTTATCACTCACCATCTCAACTCTGTTATGGGGTAATTTGTCTAATTGGAATGTGATTTTACTCCTTATCTCAGCTATCCTTTTTGCAGGCCTTGGATTTACAGACGATTATATGAAATCTGTAAAAAAAATAAAAGGTGGGATGAGAGCTCGTACCAAATTCATCGTGACGATACTTTTTGCTGTGACGATTACCACCTTGTATTTTTATTATACAGGTAAATCAAATGTGAATCTTCAAAAAGGAATCGTTTTTTCTATTACCGATTTGTTTTTACCATTTGTGAAAGGACCTGTTTGGAACTTAGGTATATTTGCAGTTCCATTCGCCATTATCGTGTTAATCGGAAGTTCTCATGCTGTGAATTTAACAGATGGATTGGATGGGTTGGCTTCTGGAACTGTAGTCATCTCCACGGCAACATTTGCTTTGATTGCTTATGTTTCTGGAACTCCTTCGGCAGCAAACTATTTGCATATTCCGTATCTTCCAGGTTCCCATGAATATTCCGTATTTCTTGCTGGCCTTTCCGGTGCGTTACTTGGTTTCCTATGGTTCAATTGCCACCCAGCGCAAGTGTTTATGGGTGATACAGGTTCCTTGTTTTTAGGATCCACCTTGGGTCTAGTTGCCATTATGTTAAAAAAAGAAATCCTACTTGTCATCCTCGGTGGAATCTTTGTTGCAGAGGCTGTTAGCGTGATTTTGCAAGTGGGATCGTTTAAACTGACGGGAAAACGGATTTTTAAAATGGCGCCTTTGCACCATCATTTTGAACTTTCCGGTTGGTCAGAAGAGAAGGTGGTGATTCGGTTTTGGATCATTGGGATCATTCTTGCGATCATCACACTCTCTACCTTAAAAATCCAATAA
- a CDS encoding 5-(carboxyamino)imidazole ribonucleotide synthase — MKIGVLGSGQLGQMMCLEAIPLGHDFYCYSPDLNSPSEKLGAKATIASYDSIQQLESFLQTIDVLSFEFENIPKPTLEFLKNQKLIAIFPPPQALIIAQDRFLEKNHFRKLGFETAEFFHLTKASSKFEISIPFPWIIKTLRFGYDGKGQVKVNHQSEYESFLQSAFLKDESEYLIEEVIPFQKEISILLTRFQNGDIVCYGAVENEHKNHILDLSIFPARIPVGLNLEAIEMASKLAESLHYVGTMGVEFFLKNNQLYLNEFAPRPHNTGHFTQDCQSFSQFYLHVQAITGNTPPTDVRPKPTLMKNILGNSFEESLEIASELQKDDRYRLHLYAKEEAKPGRKMGHLNFKGSLEEVNPLFHDL; from the coding sequence ATGAAAATAGGTGTTTTGGGATCTGGTCAGCTCGGCCAAATGATGTGTTTGGAAGCGATTCCACTTGGACATGATTTCTATTGTTATTCGCCCGATCTAAATTCTCCTTCTGAAAAACTGGGGGCCAAGGCAACCATTGCATCTTATGATTCCATTCAACAGTTAGAATCCTTCCTTCAAACGATCGATGTATTGAGTTTTGAGTTTGAAAACATACCAAAACCAACTCTTGAATTTTTAAAAAACCAAAAATTGATCGCCATTTTCCCACCACCACAAGCACTCATCATTGCCCAAGATCGATTTTTAGAAAAAAATCATTTCCGAAAACTTGGATTTGAAACCGCAGAATTCTTTCACCTAACCAAAGCTTCTTCCAAATTTGAAATTTCGATCCCATTTCCTTGGATCATCAAAACATTACGATTTGGATATGATGGGAAAGGCCAAGTCAAAGTGAATCATCAGTCAGAGTATGAATCCTTTTTACAATCGGCGTTTTTGAAAGATGAGTCTGAATATCTAATTGAAGAAGTGATTCCCTTTCAAAAGGAAATCAGTATTTTACTCACTCGTTTTCAAAATGGTGATATTGTCTGTTATGGTGCTGTCGAAAACGAACATAAGAATCATATTTTAGATCTATCAATTTTCCCTGCCAGAATCCCTGTGGGTCTCAACTTAGAAGCAATTGAAATGGCGTCAAAATTAGCAGAATCTTTACACTATGTGGGAACGATGGGTGTTGAGTTTTTTTTGAAAAACAATCAATTGTATCTAAATGAATTTGCTCCAAGGCCACACAATACAGGTCATTTCACCCAAGACTGCCAAAGTTTTTCTCAGTTCTATTTGCATGTACAAGCCATTACGGGAAACACTCCCCCAACGGATGTTAGGCCAAAGCCAACACTGATGAAAAATATCCTTGGGAATTCATTCGAAGAAAGCCTAGAAATTGCAAGTGAACTACAGAAAGATGATCGTTACCGGTTGCATTTATATGCAAAGGAAGAAGCAAAACCAGGAAGAAAAATGGGACATTTGAATTTTAAAGGAAGTTTAGAGGAAGTAAACCCCCTCTTTCATGACCTCTAA
- a CDS encoding Gfo/Idh/MocA family protein yields the protein MKPTKIKTILIGLGRIASKLELDPYRKKPCTHMGVLSSPWGKAHFEFLLGLDSKPVACQSFETQWKRKTKSIPDGSLRFLDGTSIDLAIIATPSHTHEFYAKQCMQMGIKQILIEKPVAMSVSGAKTLESLRKKKNANIWINHERRYHPSYFYVKNELKKGNLGHLKSIRASVFTSAKNPGIAFSKFGGGPLLHDGTHAVDLIHWLVEKPKLIQAKIERPKKNSVETRAFAYFQTKSQVEIILDVSGGRDYFQFELDIHTDSQRIICSNDGFQFYRSVPSKLYQGFRSLETYQPKDFPKPESSNAFLGIYKEIKEVFHGETTRMEASLADNIQILESIESIYRQSK from the coding sequence ATGAAACCAACTAAAATCAAAACGATTCTCATTGGTCTTGGACGAATCGCTTCCAAACTAGAACTTGACCCCTATCGAAAAAAGCCCTGTACGCACATGGGAGTCTTATCGTCTCCTTGGGGAAAAGCCCATTTTGAGTTTCTCCTTGGCCTAGATTCGAAACCAGTCGCCTGCCAATCCTTTGAAACTCAATGGAAACGAAAAACTAAATCCATTCCTGATGGATCCCTTCGTTTTTTGGATGGCACTTCCATCGATCTAGCCATCATAGCCACTCCAAGTCATACCCATGAGTTTTATGCAAAACAATGTATGCAAATGGGTATCAAGCAGATTCTCATTGAAAAACCAGTAGCGATGTCAGTTTCCGGTGCCAAAACATTGGAATCCCTTCGAAAGAAAAAAAATGCTAACATTTGGATCAATCATGAGAGGAGATACCATCCCAGTTATTTCTATGTAAAAAACGAATTGAAAAAAGGGAATTTGGGTCACCTCAAATCCATCCGAGCTTCTGTGTTCACTTCAGCTAAAAATCCTGGAATCGCTTTCTCTAAGTTTGGTGGTGGACCTCTCTTACATGATGGAACACATGCTGTCGACCTCATCCATTGGTTGGTGGAAAAACCAAAACTCATCCAAGCAAAAATAGAAAGACCCAAAAAAAATTCTGTTGAAACAAGAGCATTTGCTTATTTCCAAACCAAATCCCAGGTGGAAATCATTTTGGATGTATCAGGTGGTCGAGATTATTTTCAGTTTGAATTGGACATTCACACAGATTCCCAACGAATCATTTGTTCCAATGATGGTTTCCAATTCTATAGGTCTGTACCATCAAAATTGTACCAAGGATTCCGCAGTTTAGAAACTTACCAACCCAAGGACTTTCCAAAACCAGAGTCGTCCAATGCCTTTTTAGGGATCTACAAAGAAATCAAAGAAGTATTCCATGGCGAAACAACCAGAATGGAAGCAAGTCTCGCTGACAATATTCAAATTTTAGAAAGTATCGAATCCATTTATAGGCAATCAAAATGA
- a CDS encoding FtsW/RodA/SpoVE family cell cycle protein gives MELIRNFRNLFRYGASRFDAPMLFFMFLLFGMGIVVMFSASVIPAEREFSDSYYYLKKQILWGGIGLFLFLIFCQIPYQFLVKWSFVFSLFSLLLLVAVFIPGIGKSVGTSYGRSFNRWIQIAGFQIQPSEFSKISILLFSSYFFYNFDFKKIKWDQKKIVSIVVIFLTLLLIVIEPAFGTTVELLLVLFFFVLLAGFPLKRLFILGASVIPLLVVLVTQVGYRKKRLEIWLDPYKFRFDEGHQLVTSFRAFFDGGTTGKAIGTGYAHRYLAYSHTDFVLSSFVEDFGFIGFTFFTLIVLCLLVRIFFLLERTKDKLGFFLGSGILILFGFQTILNLFVVTGIVPVTGISLPFLSYGGSSLLTIFILFGILANITRRENLVV, from the coding sequence ATGGAATTGATTCGAAATTTTCGAAATTTATTTCGATATGGAGCATCCCGATTTGATGCTCCCATGCTTTTTTTTATGTTTTTGTTATTTGGAATGGGAATCGTTGTGATGTTTAGTGCTTCCGTCATTCCCGCTGAAAGAGAGTTTTCCGATTCCTATTATTATTTAAAAAAACAAATCTTGTGGGGCGGTATTGGACTTTTTTTATTCCTTATCTTTTGCCAGATCCCTTACCAATTTTTGGTTAAATGGTCATTTGTTTTTTCTCTTTTCAGCTTATTACTATTAGTTGCGGTATTCATTCCTGGAATTGGGAAATCTGTTGGAACGAGTTATGGAAGGAGTTTCAATCGATGGATCCAAATAGCTGGATTTCAAATCCAACCTTCTGAATTTTCTAAGATCAGTATTTTACTTTTTTCATCATATTTTTTTTATAACTTTGATTTTAAGAAAATCAAATGGGATCAAAAAAAGATCGTTTCAATCGTTGTGATTTTTTTAACACTCTTACTCATTGTCATTGAACCAGCGTTTGGAACCACTGTAGAGTTACTTCTTGTACTGTTTTTCTTTGTATTGTTAGCTGGTTTCCCTTTGAAACGACTTTTTATATTAGGAGCATCTGTGATACCACTACTTGTTGTACTTGTCACTCAAGTAGGTTACAGAAAAAAACGACTTGAGATTTGGCTTGATCCATACAAATTCCGTTTTGATGAAGGCCACCAATTGGTCACAAGTTTTCGTGCTTTTTTTGATGGCGGAACAACTGGGAAAGCAATCGGAACAGGTTATGCACATCGTTATCTCGCTTATAGTCACACCGACTTTGTCTTATCTTCTTTTGTAGAAGATTTTGGTTTTATCGGATTTACATTTTTCACTCTGATTGTTTTATGTTTACTCGTTCGCATTTTTTTCCTTTTGGAACGAACCAAAGACAAATTGGGCTTCTTTTTAGGATCAGGGATTCTCATTTTATTTGGATTCCAAACCATATTGAATCTTTTTGTGGTTACAGGGATCGTTCCAGTGACGGGAATCTCTCTTCCTTTTTTAAGTTATGGAGGATCTTCTCTCTTAACGATTTTTATCCTATTCGGAATCCTTGCCAACATTACTAGGAGGGAGAATTTGGTCGTATGA